Proteins encoded together in one Dermacentor variabilis isolate Ectoservices chromosome 2, ASM5094787v1, whole genome shotgun sequence window:
- the LOC142570896 gene encoding serpin B3-like: protein MAQTPATDGTHEIYPPERTSAASMSGSLEEGDEDERRSPSIGSQELDLGATGPLLEPQALEHVVFAINSFAHRLLRYLPRQQNLSFSPSHLYWLLVSLWFGSKGTTREQLEGVLRCAELPVPGDRVQGFFKNLIRTLRARGKQQRVQFISALYVTSVDRLQNASSKALRENFYVSIRALLADARPERTRNEINLWFETMSRGHVPSVISENLPTTGRDGSSSACHVIASAAYAEHAWGSRFDHHKTVLANFYNNGTEPCKARMVRTVSYYRYCASKALSARCLVVPSVGSKWHMLLLLPTDRRGVHAVEYRLDAEALQQALKSCAETLVELSMPNIELESSVSLRQVLRRAGLAALFDPEKADLSGLLKESGEPLTEFVHKVKLRVNKVGHEGEHHGVTVINESGEHPVSPVEFHVNHPFVFVIYEPVSNTTMFVGRVVELIW from the coding sequence ATGGCTCAAACTCCGGCGACTGACGGGACCCACGAGATTTACCCCCCGGAACGTACATCAGCAGCCAGCATGTCCGGTTCTCTCGAGGAAGGTGACGAGGACGAACGCCGGTCACCGTCCATCGGCAGCCAGGAGCTGGATCTGGGCGCGACCGGTCCGCTGCTCGAACCGCAAGCGCTGGAGCACGTAGTCTTTGCCATCAACAGCTTCGCCCATCGGCTGCTGCGCTATCTCCCGCGCCAGCAGAACCTTTCCTTCTCGCCCAGTCACCTCTACTGGCTGCTGGTCAGCCTGTGGTTCGGCAGCAAGGGCACCACTAGGGAGCAGCTGGAAGGCGTGCTGCGCTGCGCAGAACTACCCGTACCCGGCGACCGAGTCCAGGGCTTCTTCAAGAACCTAATACGCACGCTGAGGGCCCGCGGAAAACAGCAGCGCGTGCAGTTCATCAGCGCCCTGTACGTGACCTCCGTGGACCGGCTCCAGAACGCCTCGAGCAAGGCGCTGCGCGAGAACTTCTACGTGTCCATTCGCGCACTGctggccgacgccaggcccgaacGCACGAGGAACGAGATCAACCTCTGGTTCGAGACGATGTCCCGCGGACACGTGCCTAGCGTCATCAGCGAGAACCTGCCGACCACCGGCAGGGACGGGTCTTCGTCGGCGTGCCACGTGATCGCGAGCGCGGCGTACGCCGAGCACGCCTGGGGATCTCGGTTCGACCACCACAAGACGGTCCTGGCCAACTTCTACAACAACGGCACCGAACCGTGCAAGGCGCGCATGGTGCGAACCGTCTCGTACTACCGCTACTGCGCGTCCAAGGCGCTCTCGGCCCGCTGCCTGGTCGTGCCCAGCGTGGGCAGCAAGTGGCACATGCTGCTCCTGTTGCCCACCGACCGCCGCGGGGTGCACGCCGTCGAGTACCGGCTGGACGCCGAGGCGCTGCAGCAGGCGCTGAAGAGCTGCGCCGAGACGCTCGTCGAACTGAGCATGCCCAACATCGAGCTCGAGAGCTCCGTGTCGCTGCGGCAAGTGCTCCGGCGGGCCGGCCTGGCTGCTCTCTTCGACCCGGAGAAGGCCGACCTCAGTGGCCTCCTCAAGGAGTCTGGCGAGCCTCTCACCGAGTTTGTGCACAAGGTCAAGCTGAGGGTGAATAAGGTGGGCCACGAAGGAGAACACCACGGCGTCACGGTGATCAACGAGAGCGGCGAGCACCCCGTCTCGCCAGTCGAGTTCCACGTCAATCACCCGTTCGTGTTCGTGATCTACGAACCGGTCAGCAATACGACCATGTTCGTCGGCAGGGTCGTCGAGTTGATTTGGTAG